The Rhodospirillales bacterium genome includes the window GTACAATATCTCCGGCGGCATGGCAGTCCTTAAACTTTATCGCCGCGCCGTATTGCCACGCCTGCGGCTTCCCGTTTGAGTTTTCCGGCGAAGATGAACAGCTCGAAGAAATGCTGTGCGCCGCCTGTTTACAGGAATCCCCGGCCTATGATGGCGCCCGCGCCGCGCTGGTCTATGATGATGCCAGCCGGGAACTGATCCTGCGTTTCAAGCATGCCGATCAGACTCACGCGGCACGGGTGTTTGTGCCATGGTTCAAACAGGCGGGACGGGATTTTTTGCCGGCATGCGATGTGATCTTGCCTGTGCCGCTGCACCCGCGCAGGCTTTTGAAACGGCGCTATAATCAGGCCGCGTTGCTGGCGCGGGAATTATCGAAGGATACAGGCATTCCCTGTTTGCCGATGGGGCTGGTGCGGCAAAAAGCCACGGTTTCGCAGGGACATATGAAGGCCCATGAACGCCATAAAAACGTCCGCGGAGCA containing:
- a CDS encoding ComF family protein, translating into MVINQVLDFILPPRCVMSGTIVDRQGTISPAAWQSLNFIAAPYCHACGFPFEFSGEDEQLEEMLCAACLQESPAYDGARAALVYDDASRELILRFKHADQTHAARVFVPWFKQAGRDFLPACDVILPVPLHPRRLLKRRYNQAALLARELSKDTGIPCLPMGLVRQKATVSQGHMKAHERHKNVRGAFAVHPRHAESLRNQAVLLVDDVYTTGATVTECTKALRKAGVKNVYVLAAARVVRSHDHL